AGCTCTGGATCAGTGAGTCACTGAGAGGAAGACGAGAGGAGAGATAAAGCAGAAGATTTCAAGTCACTGTCAAACTATTCAACTATTTGTTTTCAACATGGATGTAAGAGAAGCCTCTTCTCTGTCCACTGATTTTGTTTTCAGGGACTTGCTGTGTTGTTGTAAAGGGGCTTGGTGTCATAGGTCTGAGGACCAAATCCTGGTCTGTCACTAGATGAGGCCCAGCAGAGCTTTAAATAGTTTGTTTCAATTCTGACTTTCTAAAAGGTCCAAACAGTGACTCCTGAAGGGGACTGATAAATTATTGATTTAAACATCAACCATAAATGTTTTATCTGGCCATTAAAAGTTGCACTACCATGAGGGGAGCGCAGAATGGGCTTTTAGACAGTAGGTCTTTGAGCAACAGAAGTTGTAAAAGCCCCATTCTTGGACATAATATGACGTTAACATGACACATGAGTGCATCATCAGCATGAGAAAGACATGACTAGCATTGAGAAAAAattgttttaaagtgtaaaaacaTTAAAGGAACAGTCGAGGAAAACATCGTAAACTGATGGCAATTCTCAAGGCCTTAGACACGAGCACTGGATGTTGGACTAGTTGAGAACTTGATGTAAAACaatacagtgttttattttgcagttgTAATATAATGTGGCAGATGGACAGATGCATCTGGGGATCGGATAAATATCACATTTTatgattaaaatgtaattcggctacacattttccacactgaagCAACAGTAGTCAAGATACAAGGGACACCCTAGAAAGGTCAGCAGTCAATACAAGTTTATATATGGCTGAACCATCCACCACAAACAGCTGCAGACTACCTTTATGCTACCATTCAATTCTGAATGTAAATGGATTTCGTGAAAATAGTCGTCATGGCAGCACGGTGCAGGAAGGTTGAGCTCCATCTTCACAGCACAATGAGGACATGACCCGAGTCTTGTTTGGGTGGAGTTTGTGTGTTGCTCCTCAGCTTCCTCTGGTTAGTCCAGTTTCTCATAAGTCAATTCCCAGGATTCATTGAGGAGTCTAGGAACGTATGCACACTTTGCAGTTGCAGACCTTTTTAAAGCCATTTAACGTTGCAAAAGTGATGATTCAACTGTTCCAGATTCAACTGTTCGGTTGCAGGCATCCAGTATCAGTAACATGCATGAATGAGACACCAAGTGCTCTTTAAAAGAATAAACTGTTTTAATCTCTTGTCACATGTGcacaaagaaatgtaaaaagTTTAATGAATAGTTCATGTCAGAGCTTGTCAGATGTTACTTCTTCGGCGTGATGATCATTTCCAGCTGGGTCTGGAGAGAAAATCAGAATTTAAGGAATCAAAGTCTTATTTGATCGACACGTCTCATACCTTGAGTTCGTGGTTGGCTGATTTCAGGAACTGGATTTCCTCTTTGTGCTTCTTCTCTTgtagttcatttttttcattttcactcttctCAATTGCGTCGTATTTGGCCATTTGCTCGCTGAGCTGCTTCTTCAGTTCATGtgtctcctgctccagctctgtGATCTGTGTGGGAATAAACAAAATCAGGTTTGAGAGAACAGATCTCTTTGTACTACGGAAGAGgtttagggccagtgaagaagaaaaaaaatggcagaattctcactttaaagacTTTAAAAACCCACCCATGTTTTCTCTTATTGTTAAGGCTCAGGCTCACCCAAAGCTGATGCTAACAATGTTTTTGTCCAGAATAACATAGGGATCAAAGCAATTCACTTACTCTGTTTCCTATGTCAGCTTTGTCCTGTTCAGCCTGCAGCGCCTTCCTGATGGCAAAAGCCACGCTGCTCTCGTAAAGTGTATTATAGGTCGCCATGGTGAGTTGGATCTCATTCCTGACCCTCAACAGCAGAAGCCCTCTCTCAGCGCAGTTAATGGTTTCCTGTCTGATCAGCTCATCTGCAGAAAGAGTTGTGATTATAGGAACCtatgagatgaaaaaaaacaaaaggtccGTACCGAAGAACTGGGAGAAGAGCTCCCGGCGCGCAGGACAAAGACCTGCTTCTCTGGCCTGTCGTTGCTGCAGCTTTgtgtccagctgctcctccagcgcCAACACCTCTGATCGACTGCAGGGCGTGGTGGACACTTTCTGCATCCACAgctggttcccttctgtccatTCCCTGAACATGTGACAGATAAATGATCAACTTAGGCTGGTAAATGTAGGAAACCAGGAGGTTTGGATCAAACCTGGGCGGGAAGATTGCGTTGAGTATGTCCTCATTTTGCTTGCTGGTTGCTTCTGCTGAGGCGGATTTTTGCTTTGGTGCCGGAGGCACTGGGGCATTATCTGAAGGGAGGGTGGCACTAGATTTTTGGGACCTGCCCTGAACAAAAGTTCACATCGACTGTAATGGGAAGCGTACGCACCTCATgaggttatttttttaaaacctaCCTTCTGTGGTTTCACACTGGGGGTTTTTGTGATTAAAATGGGTGTGTCATATTTCAGGAGGGACTCCCCCGGGGCAGAGGTCGCCAtgttcagaaaataaataccTGCAAATTATAAGGACAGATGTCATGAATAGTTCAGGTGTGTCTTCTTTAATGTTTGCATGCCGACTCAACAAGGCTCACCAAGGTGTTTGCCCTGCTTGTGGCCCTGATGTATTTTAACAGACAATATCAAACGTAGCTTGAAACAGATTTACAGCGTGAAATTAGTCATACGTTTTGTGGGTAAAAGTTCAATGCATCCTGTGCATTCAAGGCGACTGGTGACTCAAAGTTGTGCCTGGAGATCCAAGTATAAAGCTCTTAAATGACGGTTCTGAATTCAGTTCTTGTTTACCATGCAAACGCTTTGAAATATATTTAGGAAGAGTTTCTTGTGGTCTGCACCTATCTTAAATCTGGTCGACAACTCAAGTCCAACAGTCACAAGCTCAGCCTCACACCGACTGAGCCGGAccaaaagcgccacctacttAAATGCTTTTTGGATAAATGCTTCTTTTATCTTTGATCTTCACTCTGGAAGCAGCCAGGAACCTTTTTTGTCAAAGCGCTCCTTTCATGTACTGTACTCCGCTAAGCATGAACAAAAAGTATGCCAGATAAAACAGAGACTCCCCTTTGATTTTGCTGCCTTCTTGGGTTATATTAGATTTATGACTGGAAGTCATTGAACAGCTAAGAAGGGAGAGGATCAACATGTATGCAGAGGGGAAGATCCATTTCACACATCAACCTGTTGCTGAACCTCATCCACTAACAATGGTACATTCTTATTTTAGGGGCTGAGATTCGAAATGATAATAATGTTAATGCTAATAATGTAAAATGTCAAAAGTAATATTTATGTGATACAGGAAATGGTTTATTCATGTATATTTCTTTCTCAGAGACTATCTAGGCGCCATTCGACTAACACGTCGTTCTACAATTCGAGCAAAGTCACTGGATGATGggttctcctcctccctgaAGCCATAAACCACTGACGGGAAACATCCATTACTGCCGGACTGATGGCACGGAAGCGGCTGGTTTAACCGCcctggccaccagatggcgccagCACGATGATGGGCGTGGTCAGTAGTAGTCTTCCTCTCACGGCGACATTTTTGTCATTCCTGCTGAAGGGAAACGACCGCTCGCTTCTGCACCGCGGACCGAATATATCGCCAGCACTTTGCCTCTCTCTCGCAGTATTTCTCCATTTGGACCAGTGACGGTAAGAATGacctccatatatatatattgaccaAGTACAGTCGAAGCTCTTCCGTCTTTAGGCGTGACGGCGCTGTCGAGCCTGCGAGGATTCTGTCAACAGCTAATGGCTGCTCGCTAACGACGTTAGCACGTCCCCTTGTTTCTCACCCAAAAAGCGgcttttgtaaataaaaacgCACTCGACGGTGACCAGCGAGGGAGGGGGGCGTCTTTCGAGCAGACGTAGTTTCTGGTAAGCGGGGTTTAAAGGGGGTGGGGTAACCAACATGGAGGTGAACGGCACGGACGCTCGTGTGGTGGCTACGTTCTCAGGAAAAAAGCGGATCAGTCATTGACAGGAACATGTCTGGAAATGTAAACATCGCGTCGTTTTGCATTCAGTTTCTCTGTACTATGGGAAGATTTATCCCCTTTatctagtttgtttttttacatcgAAATTTCATCATTGTTCTGTCAATAATTCTCTATGTTTTCAAGTACATATGTTACTCAATGGTCGattgtcattgttgttttcttctgaaTAATTAGGATAGTAATAAAACTGTAATAAAAGGATTAAATGTggatgacagattttttttaaatcagtgcgTAAAGTTCGCCTATAATTCGCCGCCTGGCCAAAAcaaaagtcgccacctggatcctggacctggggttgctgcagttggtcaggtctaggttcagcaacattatgtgctcaaagaatgaggtcagctgactacctgaatatactgaatgaccaggttattccatcaatggatttcttcttccctgatggcacggccatattccaagatgacaatgccaagATTCATCGGACTCAAATTGTGGAAGGCTGGTTCAGGGAGcgtgagacatcattttcacacatggactggccaccacagagtccagaccttaacatcattgagaatctttgggatgtgctggagaaggctttgcgcagcggtcagactctaccatcatcgatgcaagatcttggtgaaaaattcatgcaacactggatggaaataaatcttgtgacattgcagaagcttatctaaacaatgccacagcgaatacGTGCTGTAATCAAAGCTTCAGGTGCTCCAACCAAAcattagagtgtatgacccttttttttggtggagacttttttttggccaggcagtgtaattatataataataataataataataataatacactttttcatgcttatttattttaaaaatgccgCCAGTGTTTTGTTGTCAAGGCTGTACTCCACAAGTAAAAGTCAAAAGTCGGTCTATTTTAGTTGTAAACTGTTTAGCTTTTCTGAGTCTTTGTTTACATGCCTTCGTTTGTGTTTACAGCCTCAACACAGCGAAGATGTTCTACACTTGTGGACCCAATGAAGCCATGGTGGTGTCTGGTAAGAGCTGTCGCTTTTAACCGTTGATGTGTGATAAAAATCCTAGTGCATTCccactttcaaaataaagctcaCTGATGTGGTGGATATTGACTAACACTCAGTGAGTCGTTGCAGTAAAGGCTCTACTTGGattgatcatgtgacttggCTTGATAAGGTCACAGTTCTGCTTCACATCCAGTGGAGTCACTTCTTGTTTGTTGGTGGAAGTTGTGGATTTCTATGTTCTTTTTGCTCTTGGGTAATGGCACGTGTGGTCCATGGTCATTTGAGATGCTCCCTGCGTCTTAAACTGAAAATTGTACTCTTACTTTATAGTATTGTCATTATTCTTATGAGACATTAGtataatggggaaaaaaaccctcagTTGTGTCCTTGTACAATGGACTACATTTGAGAGGACAAACCTGCATGAACCATCCTCCTATGTGTATTTTTCTGCATCATATGTGGTAGGTGTACTTTcaaatgagtataaatgagCTAGAAAAGTCGTGTTTTTTTCACGGGTGGCATGATGAGCTATTACTGTCTGTTAACAAGTGATGCTGGGTTTGCGCTTGTAAAACAGAAATGCATTCTTTTTAATTCCGTACTCTTAAAAACCACTGTCCTCATAATGGATGTGGGGCGTGGCTCCggcagcagacatgctgctgttcGTGGGCTGGTAATGGCATGAGAGAGCTGTAGCAGTCTGGAGTGTCCTCGGTCCACCTGCTAGTCTTGGCTTGACTTTTGGGAGTGACTTAGTGGACCATCGGTCTAGATGAATGAAGGTTACACAAGTCAGTCAAGTATACAGGGGTGTCGTTTAGACAAGTTAGGTTTCAGAGCGCTGCAGCCAATTGAGTGTTTTTGGCGATAAATAAGGGAGTCAACAGGCATGTGCCTTGTGCACCGttgcttctgtttttatcatctTTAAAGTTACTCAGGGACACAGGTGCCCTTATATCTGCTCTTTATCTCCTTCTCTGTCAAATCCTTCACACTCTAGAATTACTAAGACTCTCCTCTTGGTGGgataaatgtttatttccatCAAATATATGAATGTTTTTGTCCAATAAAAGTTGTCAGAATTATCTTTAATTTTCTTTTATCTTATGTATCgttgttctgttttcttcttcgaACAAGCTGTGCTAAGTTTCTGGACCCTCCTCATTCTAATGTCTAACCAGAGAGACTATATTTGCTGGTTACCATGGCGACGCTGAcagcctctcctcccctccaggCTTTGGCCGTTCCCCTCCTCTGATGATTGCCGGAGGACGGGTTTTTGTCTTCCCGTGTATTCAGCAGATCCAGAGGTGAGCGTGAAGGTTCAGGATTCAGATGCTTTTCACCGACTGAATGTCTGTTTTTCCTCTGCATTATTCAACGCTACAGTTGATGATTGATGTCCCGTCTCTGTCTTCCTGTCACCCACTGCttccctgcagcagcagcggtcAACAGTAACtggaaaacataaaacattAACTATCAACACCGTTTATTTCAGCCTATTATTCGGTGTATTTATAACTTGCACTTCTACCcaagcatttgtttttctacCATCGACATTTGGGTGTCTTTTTTACGGTAGTACGGTAGGTTCTCCCTTAACACTACCTTGATATTTAAAAGTACATGGCTGTCAGGTCCAGAAATTCAGAGATTTTGGCAAAATGTTCACATACTGTTTGGAAGTATGCTATACCTTGGATATCCATAATGAATTGTTCACATATATACCAAGTCAACAAATGTTTTGGTAGCTGGAAAGAAGGCTATCACACGGAAATGGCTCCATCCTGCTGCACTGGACTTGGTACAATGGGCATTTaagttgaaaataaaagatgaactgTTTGACTTGAGCTGGAAAAATGGTTGAAATACAAAGAAACAAGTAATGtaatgtgaaacaaaacattttttgttttatttttttatacttttttccccttccatttccatttctcttcatctttcttgtagttgtcATATTGTTGCATGTGTGTCGTCTTTGTGTGTTTCTTAGGTGGGACTCACTGAAATTGAGTGCGTCGACAATAAAGACGTGTGTGACGCAACTTGTAAAATCTTGACTTGAGCTGGATTGTTCATGATCTCTTTGAATCCGATGTATTACAGAATCACTCTGAACACGCTGACGCTGAATGTGAAGAGCGACAAGGTCTACACCCGCCACGGTGTCCCCATCTCCGTCACAGGCATCGCGCAGGTGAGCGCTCTCACACAGCAACTCGCTCACTGTTGCTTGACATCTGCTGCTGACCTTTGACTTACAATGGTATTTATGTCAAGTCATGGCTCTGCTACTGGCACCAACAGCTTAGCTCACGCCAGCATCTCACTGTCTTGGTGCTTTTCTGTTGCTGGTGACCGTGTGGTATGATGTAGTGTGTTCATGAAAGGCAGCAACAGTGAAGGCACTCTGTCGCCCGTGCAGGTGAAGATTCAGGGCCAGAACAAGGAGATGCTGGCCACCGCCTGCCAGATGTTCATGGGCAAGTCGGAGGGTGAGATCGCTCAGATCGCTCTGGAGACGCTGGAGGGACACCAGAGAGCCATCATCGCTCACCTGACTGTTGAGGTAAGACCTTCCAAAGGTCGTGTTACTGCTCTCTTCCGCCCAGTTCTGTTGTTTGAATGGTGATGCAGCGACTGGCAGTGAGGTCAAGTGAGGTCACTCTGTGTGCAGGAGATCTATCAGGACCGCAAGAAGTTCTCCGAGCAGGTCTTCAAGGTGGCTTCGTCCGATCTGGTCAACATGGGCATCGGAGTGGTCAGCTACACGCTGAAAGACGTCCACGACGACCAGGTGCTTTGTcagactctgatttcctccctaaCGCGGGCCGACCCCTCAGTACATTGGTGCTTCTGTAGCTGCGCTTCTTCTCTGGTTTATGAGCGGCTCCTTTGGTCTGGTCCCACCAGGACTACCTTCACTCTCTGGGCAAGGCCAGGACAGCCCAGGTGCAGAAGGACGCCCGGATCGGAGAGGCCCAGTACAAACGTGACGCAGTCATCCGggtgagtgagaggctgggatcACGGCTGGTCTCCAGCTGAGCTTCATCACCTGCTCTGGAGGTCAAGCACAGGCTTGCAAGTGCACCCACCGTGTTTGgaaatggtcacatgacctagCTTGGGAAACTGGATGGGGGATTAGGTCAGGAATTTGGAGGCTGATCCTTCTAATCTGACATGAATTGGTGTTTCCCGACGCAGGAGGCCCAGGCCATGCAGGAGAAGGTGTCGGCTCAATACAAGAACGAGATTGAGATGGCCAAGTCTCAGAGAGACTACGAGCTGAAGAAGTCGGCCTACGACGTGGAGGTCAACACCAAGAAGGCAGAGTCTGAAATGGCCTACCAGCTTCAGGTGAGCGCCCGGCAGATCtccccctctgtgtgtgtgtggtcactgACGCACTCGCTTTTCCCTGCGCTGCGTCTGGCAGGTGGCCAAGACCAAGCAGCGCatcgaggaggagaagatgcagGTCCAGGTGGTGGAGAGGACGCAGCAGATCatgctgcaggagcaggagatCAGCCGCAaggagatggagctggaggccAAAATCAAGAAGCCGGCGGAGGCCGAGAAGTACCGTCTGGAGAAGCTGGCAGAGGCGCAGCGGTGAGTCAGGTGACGCCCGCGAGGCCTGCAGCGGTTTGACACACCACCCCTCTCTCTCAGGCTGCAGCTCATCATGGAGGCTGAAGCCGAGGCCGAGTCCATCAGAGTGAGTGGGAACCACACTTCCTGTAATCGGAGATTCTTATTGCTTCCTGTGTCTGGCTCTGCCGCCGGAGCCTCCCGTCCCCGCGCTCATCCTGTGCGTCTGTGGTGCAGATAAAGGGCGAGGCCGAAGCCTTCGCTCTGGAGGCCAAAGGTCGCGCTGAGGCCGAGCAGATGGCCAAGAAGGCTGAAGCCTTCAAGCAGTACGGAGAAGGAGCCATGGTGGACATGCTGCTGGAGAAGCTGCCTCTGGTCAGTGAAGCAGAACCGGCCGCGTGACTTGAATAGAGACGAGTGGCGTTAGCATGACTCGGCTAATGTCTCTCCCCAGATGGCGGACGAGATCAGCAAGCCGCTGTCCGCGGCCCAGAAGATCACCATGGTGTCCAGCGGCGGCTCTGAGGTGGGAGCCGCCAAACTGGCCGGAGAAGTGCTGGACCTCATGACCAGGGTGCCGGCGTCGGTGGAGCAACTGACTGGAGTGAACATCTCCCAGGTACGACGGCTCCACGCCGCTCGCCTGGGTCCTCCCCACTCATGCTGTGGTGTTTCTCCTCAGGTGACCGGACGTTCTCTCCGTGTGCATTAAGAAGTGCCGGCCAGATCAGAGCTCCTCTTCTGTCGGTGCCGCCATAACCACTGTTGTGACTCCACCTTTTCCCCccagtgtttgtctgtctgtctgtctgtctgtttgtctgtctgtcccttCCTTCCTGCTCTTGCTGTCTTCACAGAGGCGACTTGACCAATCTCTCCTCAGTATATGCAACTTTCTACTCGGACTGAACTTCACTCTTTTATCTCCACGCCTCTTGGTCGTATATATCAGAACGGTCTTTCGTGCCTTTCAGTGAATCAATGCTGGAGCTTATGTTGGATTGTGAAGTCTTGCTGTAGCGGCATGTCTGTTAGCGTCCGCGATGGAATCCAGACTGACCTGGGATCTGAAGAAACGTCTCTGTAAGTGTGAGGAGTGACTCGTTAAAGGAAGTCGTCGAACGTCGTCGCCATAGAAGGAACGTTACTAACCAAATATACTGCTAGAAGAAACGCGCTGCCTCTTTTCTAAGCCATCTGCTCGCGGGCTGCCGCGACAGCCCGACACCTCATTACCGCCAAGTGCCTGGTTATCGAGGACGCCGCCACTCGTGTTGCGTGACAGGGAGTCGCTCGCCATTATCTAGAACAGCTCTGTGGACGACTGTcggttttattattttagacTAACAACCTTAGCTGTTGCATGTTGATCTTTCAGTCGACACCGTGGCTAGTCAATGTATAGTTTTGAGAGTTGAGTGTTACTCAGTATTTCTTTTTGGAAATGGACAATAAAATGAAGTTAAGACAcaaaagtctgtgtgtgtgtgttcgggaCATGTGTCACAGGTATCTCTCATTGCCCTGTATTGACTGCCACTGTCATCATCACCTGGTTTTAGTCACA
This window of the Synchiropus splendidus isolate RoL2022-P1 chromosome 12, RoL_Sspl_1.0, whole genome shotgun sequence genome carries:
- the LOC128768507 gene encoding axonemal dynein light intermediate polypeptide 1-like, producing the protein MATSAPGESLLKYDTPILITKTPSVKPQKGRSQKSSATLPSDNAPVPPAPKQKSASAEATSKQNEDILNAIFPPREWTEGNQLWMQKVSTTPCSRSEVLALEEQLDTKLQQRQAREAGLCPARRELFSQFFDELIRQETINCAERGLLLLRVRNEIQLTMATYNTLYESSVAFAIRKALQAEQDKADIGNRITELEQETHELKKQLSEQMAKYDAIEKSENEKNELQEKKHKEEIQFLKSANHELKTQLEMIITPKK
- the flot1b gene encoding flotillin-1b: MFYTCGPNEAMVVSGFGRSPPLMIAGGRVFVFPCIQQIQRITLNTLTLNVKSDKVYTRHGVPISVTGIAQVKIQGQNKEMLATACQMFMGKSEGEIAQIALETLEGHQRAIIAHLTVEEIYQDRKKFSEQVFKVASSDLVNMGIGVVSYTLKDVHDDQDYLHSLGKARTAQVQKDARIGEAQYKRDAVIREAQAMQEKVSAQYKNEIEMAKSQRDYELKKSAYDVEVNTKKAESEMAYQLQVAKTKQRIEEEKMQVQVVERTQQIMLQEQEISRKEMELEAKIKKPAEAEKYRLEKLAEAQRLQLIMEAEAEAESIRIKGEAEAFALEAKGRAEAEQMAKKAEAFKQYGEGAMVDMLLEKLPLMADEISKPLSAAQKITMVSSGGSEVGAAKLAGEVLDLMTRVPASVEQLTGVNISQVTGRSLRVH